From Gemmatimonadaceae bacterium:
GTTGTCAGAGTCGAGATTGGATGAAGCGCCTGTCTTTCTACGAATTAAGAGAACGGAGTGAACGATGAATGTGATGATGATCGCGCCCGGCTATCCGGATGAGATGCCATTTTTCGTTCGCGGGCTCGCGATGGAGGGCGCCGCGGTGATCGGCATTGGCGATCAGAGCGAACACGAGGTGCCGCCGATGACGAAACGGCATCTTGCTGCCTACGTGCGCGTGGACAGTCTTCAGGACGAAGATGGCGTCGTCAAAACCGCAATGCAGTGGGCAGCCGGCAGGAAAATCGACAGGGTGATTTGTCTCTGGGAGCCGGGTGTTCTGCTCGCCGCCCGCCTCCGTGAGGAGCTGGGCACCGGCGGCATGACGGTCGAGGAATGTCTCCCCTTCCGCAACAAGGACCTCATGAAGGAAAAGGTCGCGGCCGCGGGAATCCGTACACCGAAGCACAGGTCTGCAAAAAGTGCTCAAGGCGTGCGCGCTGCAGTGAAAAAAATCGGCTATCCGGTCATCATCAAGCCCATCGACGGCGCCGGCTCGATGGATACTTACCGCGTGAATAACGCCGCCGACCTGAAGGCCGCGATCGCGAAGATGGGACACATCGGAGAGGTGAACGTCGAAGAGTTCATAGACGGCGAAGAATACACCTACGACACGATCTGCATCGACGGAAAAATCGTCTACTCGAATATTGGCTACTATCGGCCGCGGCCGCTCATCGCACGGAGTGAGGAATGGATCAGCCCGCAGACTCTCTGCCTTCGCGAGACGGATGCACCGAATCTCGCCGAGGGAAACGAGATGGGGCGCGCAGTACTCGAAGCGCTGAAATTCAAGACCGGCTTCACGCACATGGAGTGGTACAGGAAGTCTGACGGAGAAGTAGTGTTCGGGGAAATCGCGGCTCGCCCGGCCGGCGCCCGTACGGTCGACCTGATGAACTTCGTTTCGGACATCGATCTCTTCCGCGGTTACGCGGAGGCGGAGGTGCATGGCCGCTTCACTGCCACCGGCGAGCGAAAATACAACACCGTGAATGTCTTCAAGCGGGCGCAGGGTACGGGTCGTATTCAGCACATTGAAGGTCTCGAGCAGCTTCGGGCGCGTTATGGACGGCACATCGTGCATGTCGACCTGCTGCCAATTGGCGCGCCCCGCCGTAACTGGGTGCAGACGCTCATTTCCGACGGATATGTCTGTGTACGGCACCCCGACCTTCAGGCAACGATGGACATTGCCGATGCCGTCGCTACCGATCTGAACCTATACGCCGGCTGAGCAGTCGTGAATTCTATAGCTGATCTTCTGCGCCGCCGACGCGGGCAATCAAACAATCCATTCGGTACAATCGAGCGGATCGATGCCGTGTACAGCCCCGAGCTCGAGAATGAGAGAGACCTTCTCGTTTCGTTGCCTAGCGGATACTCAGCAAGAGATCGCCGTTACCCGGTGATCTACATGCACGACGGCCAGAATCTGTTCGATCCGGCCACGAGCTTCGCCGGGTCATGGAACGTCGATGTCGCGATGGCCGAGGTAAGCCTCGACGGACTCGATGCCATCGTGGTCGGGATTCCGAACATGGGGCGCGATCGCCTTGCTGAATATTCCCCCTTCGAGCACCCCGAGCTCGGCGGCGGACGGGGTGACCTCTATCTCGAGTTCCTCATCAACAGAGTCAAGCCGCTCATCGACGAACAATATCTGACGGCGCCCGACCGCCGGCACACCGGCATCGTCGGCTCGTCGATGGGGGGACTGATCAGCCTCCACGCGTTCTTTCGGCACGCCGATGTTTTTGGCTT
This genomic window contains:
- a CDS encoding ATP-grasp domain-containing protein; the protein is MNVMMIAPGYPDEMPFFVRGLAMEGAAVIGIGDQSEHEVPPMTKRHLAAYVRVDSLQDEDGVVKTAMQWAAGRKIDRVICLWEPGVLLAARLREELGTGGMTVEECLPFRNKDLMKEKVAAAGIRTPKHRSAKSAQGVRAAVKKIGYPVIIKPIDGAGSMDTYRVNNAADLKAAIAKMGHIGEVNVEEFIDGEEYTYDTICIDGKIVYSNIGYYRPRPLIARSEEWISPQTLCLRETDAPNLAEGNEMGRAVLEALKFKTGFTHMEWYRKSDGEVVFGEIAARPAGARTVDLMNFVSDIDLFRGYAEAEVHGRFTATGERKYNTVNVFKRAQGTGRIQHIEGLEQLRARYGRHIVHVDLLPIGAPRRNWVQTLISDGYVCVRHPDLQATMDIADAVATDLNLYAG
- a CDS encoding alpha/beta hydrolase-fold protein, giving the protein MNSIADLLRRRRGQSNNPFGTIERIDAVYSPELENERDLLVSLPSGYSARDRRYPVIYMHDGQNLFDPATSFAGSWNVDVAMAEVSLDGLDAIVVGIPNMGRDRLAEYSPFEHPELGGGRGDLYLEFLINRVKPLIDEQYLTAPDRRHTGIVGSSMGGLISLHAFFRHADVFGFAGVLSPSLWLTEAATFGFIEQAPFAPGKLYLDVGDQEGERHVAKALRLRDLLEAKGYRQGDDLMWVEEEIGAHHESAWARRFRDALPFLVPGVLGLSPADELAELTPRTSSSPPDVTESDEHEGSPLRGTHSIRE